In the Deinococcus radiophilus genome, one interval contains:
- the metH gene encoding methionine synthase, giving the protein MTHIHPAPSPLPQALSDHPIRQALAQRILILDGAMGTMIQRHRFTEEDFRGERLRDHPQPLQGANDLLTLTQPQVIEAIHAAYFEAGADIVETNTFSSSRLGLAEYRVDDLIYELNVEAARLARSAAERYATPERPRWVAGAVGPTNRTASMSPDVNRPGFRAVTFDELVASYTEQIRGLLDGGVDLLLIETVFDTLNAKAALYAAEEVFAELGREVPIMVSGTITDASGRTLSGQTLGAFLASVSHLPLLSVGLNCALGPAELREHVQELSASTPFFTSAYPNAGLPNALGGYDETPGSMLDVMHEWLAQGWVNIVGGCCGTTPEHIRAFAEAAAEYAPRVPPAPSGLPTYSGLELLTLRPESNFLNVGERTNVTGSRRFLRLIRDRQFDEALDVAREQVEGGAQMIDINMDEAMLDSAEMMTEFLNLVASEPDIARLPIMLDSSKFSVLEEGLKRVQGKAVVNSISMKEGEEEFLRQARILRRYGAAAVVMAFDEQGQADTYERRTEICQRAYKLLVGIGFPPQDIIFDPNIFPVGTGIPEHDRYALDYFAATRWIKENLPGALVSGGVSNVSFSFRGNTAVREAMNAAFLYHARQAGMDMGIVNPSSLEVYSEIPPELLEKVEDVLLARRPDATERLLEYSETVASGGTKKERDLSWREQPVSARLEHALVRGITEFIIEDTEAARVELGDPLAVIEGPLMDGMNVVGDLFGSGKMFLPQVVKSARVMKQSVAYLEPYLAESKGQRQSAGKVVLATVKGDVHDIGKNIVGVVLACNGFEVHDLGVMVPTAKILDEAERIGADIVGLSGLITPSLDEMVGVAEEMNRRGLGLPLLIGGATTSRVHTAVKIAPQYGGLTVHVLDASRSVGVTSRAISERDRPGLAEEVAQQFEQARAQFAQRGERRTILPLAQAQANAPQLEYSPVRPFFLGTQAVTFNVKELLAFIDWTPFFIGWELAGRYPNILDDEIVGEQARQLFADAQATLTELVKGGRLQARGVVGFWPATRVGDDLRLFKDEGRSEALTTLHTLRQQAQQREGQPNRALADLVAADQPDYVGGFAVSIHGAEEIAWEHKARHDDYAAIMTGLLADRLAEAFAEALHQQVRRELWGYAPAEQLSSDDLIRERYQGIRPAPGYPACPDHTEKGTLFDLLQATELAGIELTESYAMTPPSAVSGLYFAHPESRYFGVGKIGTDQLEDYAERKGWSIDEARRWLRPNLAE; this is encoded by the coding sequence ATGACCCATATCCACCCTGCTCCGTCTCCCCTGCCCCAGGCCCTCAGCGACCACCCTATCCGGCAGGCCCTCGCTCAGCGCATCCTGATTCTGGACGGTGCGATGGGCACCATGATTCAGCGTCACCGCTTTACCGAGGAAGACTTCCGGGGAGAGCGGCTGCGTGATCACCCTCAGCCGCTGCAAGGGGCCAACGACCTGCTGACCCTCACCCAGCCACAGGTGATCGAAGCCATTCACGCCGCGTACTTTGAGGCAGGCGCGGATATCGTGGAAACCAACACTTTTTCTTCGTCGCGCCTGGGGTTGGCCGAATATCGTGTGGACGACCTGATCTACGAGCTGAATGTCGAGGCCGCCCGCCTGGCCCGCAGCGCTGCCGAGCGCTACGCCACCCCTGAGCGTCCGCGCTGGGTGGCGGGAGCCGTCGGGCCGACCAACCGCACCGCGTCCATGTCACCGGACGTGAACCGCCCCGGCTTCCGCGCCGTGACTTTCGACGAGCTGGTGGCTAGCTACACTGAGCAGATTCGCGGCCTGCTGGACGGCGGCGTAGATCTGCTGCTGATTGAGACGGTATTCGACACGCTGAATGCCAAGGCTGCCCTGTACGCCGCCGAAGAGGTGTTCGCGGAGCTGGGCCGCGAAGTGCCGATCATGGTGTCGGGAACCATCACCGACGCGTCGGGACGCACGCTGTCCGGACAGACGCTGGGGGCTTTTCTGGCCTCGGTGTCGCACCTGCCGCTGCTGTCGGTGGGCCTCAACTGTGCGCTGGGCCCCGCCGAGCTGCGTGAGCATGTACAGGAGCTGTCGGCCAGCACGCCCTTTTTTACGAGTGCTTATCCCAATGCAGGCCTGCCCAACGCGCTGGGCGGCTACGACGAAACGCCTGGGAGCATGTTGGACGTGATGCATGAGTGGCTGGCACAGGGCTGGGTCAACATCGTGGGCGGCTGCTGCGGCACCACGCCCGAGCACATCCGCGCTTTTGCAGAAGCTGCCGCCGAGTATGCTCCCCGCGTGCCTCCGGCCCCGTCGGGCCTGCCCACCTACTCTGGCCTGGAGCTGCTCACCCTGCGGCCCGAATCCAACTTCTTGAACGTCGGTGAGCGCACCAACGTCACCGGATCGCGCCGATTCCTGCGGCTGATTCGTGACCGCCAGTTCGACGAGGCGCTGGACGTGGCCCGCGAGCAGGTCGAGGGCGGCGCACAGATGATCGACATCAACATGGACGAGGCCATGCTTGACTCTGCCGAGATGATGACCGAGTTCCTGAACCTGGTCGCCTCCGAGCCGGACATTGCCCGGCTGCCGATCATGCTGGATTCCAGCAAGTTCAGCGTACTGGAAGAGGGCCTTAAGCGGGTGCAGGGCAAGGCGGTGGTCAATTCCATCTCCATGAAAGAGGGCGAAGAAGAGTTCTTACGGCAGGCCCGCATCCTGCGGCGCTACGGCGCGGCAGCGGTGGTAATGGCCTTCGACGAACAGGGGCAGGCCGATACCTATGAGCGGCGCACCGAAATCTGCCAGCGGGCCTACAAGTTACTGGTCGGCATCGGCTTTCCCCCGCAGGACATCATCTTTGACCCCAACATCTTCCCGGTGGGAACGGGGATTCCCGAGCATGACCGCTACGCCCTGGACTACTTCGCAGCGACCCGCTGGATCAAAGAAAATCTGCCCGGTGCGCTGGTCAGCGGCGGGGTCAGCAACGTATCGTTCTCGTTCCGGGGTAATACGGCGGTCCGTGAAGCGATGAACGCGGCTTTCCTGTACCATGCCCGCCAGGCCGGGATGGACATGGGCATCGTGAACCCCAGCTCGCTGGAGGTGTATTCGGAGATTCCGCCGGAGCTGCTGGAAAAGGTGGAAGACGTGCTGCTGGCCCGCCGCCCCGACGCCACCGAGCGGCTGCTAGAATACAGCGAGACAGTCGCTTCGGGCGGGACCAAGAAGGAACGTGACCTGTCGTGGCGTGAACAGCCAGTTTCGGCACGGCTGGAACACGCCCTGGTGCGCGGCATCACCGAGTTCATCATTGAGGACACCGAGGCGGCCCGCGTGGAACTGGGCGACCCACTGGCCGTCATCGAAGGCCCACTGATGGACGGCATGAACGTGGTGGGCGACCTGTTCGGCAGTGGCAAGATGTTTTTGCCGCAGGTGGTCAAATCGGCCCGCGTGATGAAGCAGTCGGTGGCCTACTTGGAACCTTATTTGGCCGAAAGCAAAGGCCAGCGCCAGAGTGCTGGCAAAGTGGTGCTGGCGACCGTGAAGGGCGATGTGCACGACATCGGAAAAAACATCGTGGGCGTGGTGCTGGCCTGTAACGGCTTCGAGGTGCATGACCTCGGCGTGATGGTGCCGACCGCCAAGATTCTGGACGAGGCCGAGCGGATCGGCGCGGACATCGTGGGCCTGTCAGGCCTGATCACCCCTAGCCTGGACGAGATGGTGGGCGTAGCCGAGGAAATGAACCGCCGCGGCCTGGGCCTCCCACTGCTGATCGGCGGGGCCACCACCAGCCGGGTCCACACCGCCGTCAAGATTGCCCCGCAGTACGGCGGCCTGACGGTGCACGTGCTGGACGCCAGCCGGTCGGTGGGCGTGACCTCACGGGCCATCAGCGAACGCGACCGCCCTGGCCTGGCCGAGGAAGTGGCCCAACAATTCGAGCAGGCCAGGGCACAGTTCGCCCAGCGTGGAGAACGCCGTACCATCCTACCGCTGGCCCAGGCCCAGGCCAACGCCCCACAGCTCGAATACAGCCCAGTTCGGCCCTTTTTCCTGGGCACACAGGCAGTCACTTTCAACGTGAAAGAACTGCTGGCGTTCATTGACTGGACACCCTTTTTTATCGGCTGGGAGCTGGCCGGACGCTATCCGAACATTTTGGATGACGAGATCGTCGGTGAGCAGGCGCGGCAGCTGTTTGCTGATGCCCAGGCGACCCTCACTGAACTGGTGAAGGGAGGACGCTTGCAGGCGCGGGGCGTGGTGGGTTTCTGGCCTGCCACGCGAGTAGGAGATGACCTACGCCTCTTCAAGGACGAAGGCCGCAGCGAAGCGCTAACCACGCTGCACACCTTGCGGCAACAAGCCCAGCAACGCGAAGGCCAACCCAACCGCGCCCTGGCCGATCTGGTGGCCGCCGATCAGCCCGACTACGTGGGCGGCTTTGCAGTGAGCATTCATGGCGCAGAAGAGATTGCCTGGGAGCACAAGGCCCGCCACGACGATTACGCCGCGATCATGACCGGACTGCTAGCGGACCGCCTGGCCGAGGCTTTCGCTGAGGCCCTGCACCAGCAGGTACGCCGCGAACTGTGGGGCTACGCGCCAGCTGAGCAGCTGAGCAGTGACGACCTGATCCGCGAGCGCTACCAGGGCATTCGCCCTGCTCCCGGGTATCCGGCCTGCCCGGACCACACCGAGAAGGGCACCCTGTTCGACCTGCTCCAGGCCACTGAACTGGCGGGCATTGAACTGACCGAAAGCTACGCGATGACGCCTCCCTCAGCGGTATCGGGGCTGTACTTCGCGCATCCGGAGAGCCGCTATTTTGGCGTGGGCAAGATCGGCACAGACCAACTGGAAGACTACGCCGAGCGCAAAGGCTGGAGCATAGACGAGGCGCGGCGCTGGCTGCGGCCCAACTTGGCCGAGTAA
- a CDS encoding ABC transporter ATP-binding protein produces MTGGTMQRTESLSPQGLGAALELQDVTYRYRTGRGQVTAAGLGPLDLRVAPGEFLCVVGPSGSGKSTLLNLLAGFLRPQTGDIRLDGATVKGPHPRLTLVQQEAALFPWLTVGGNVSFGLRGLSRAEQARRVADALALVGLPEMAGRRVHELSGGQRQRVSLARALATRPGLLLLDEPFSALDVNTRARLSSELLEIWRAQGITVVFVTHHLEEALELGERVVALRQGEVALDAPTTGVSLTDLQAALG; encoded by the coding sequence ATGACCGGAGGAACGATGCAGAGGACAGAGAGTCTATCTCCGCAGGGCCTCGGCGCTGCCCTGGAGTTACAGGATGTGACTTACCGTTACCGCACCGGGCGCGGCCAGGTGACCGCTGCGGGTCTGGGCCCGTTGGATCTGCGAGTGGCCCCAGGAGAGTTTCTGTGCGTCGTTGGTCCTTCAGGCAGCGGCAAAAGCACCCTGCTGAACCTGTTGGCCGGCTTTCTGCGCCCCCAGACGGGTGACATCCGGTTGGATGGGGCGACTGTGAAAGGCCCGCATCCCCGGCTGACCCTGGTGCAGCAGGAAGCAGCGCTGTTTCCCTGGTTGACCGTCGGCGGCAACGTGAGCTTTGGTCTGCGTGGTCTGAGCCGTGCCGAACAGGCCCGCCGGGTAGCGGACGCCCTGGCCTTGGTGGGGCTGCCGGAAATGGCGGGACGCCGTGTTCACGAGCTGAGCGGCGGACAGCGGCAGCGGGTCAGCTTGGCGCGGGCACTGGCCACCCGACCCGGCCTGTTGCTGCTGGACGAGCCTTTCAGCGCGCTAGATGTGAATACCCGCGCCCGTCTGAGCAGTGAGTTGTTGGAGATCTGGCGTGCCCAGGGCATTACGGTGGTCTTTGTGACCCACCACCTTGAGGAAGCTCTGGAACTGGGTGAGCGGGTGGTCGCCCTGCGACAGGGTGAGGTGGCTCTGGATGCCCCCACCACTGGAGTGAGCCTCACCGACCTGCAAGCCGCGCTGGGATGA
- a CDS encoding ABC transporter permease, producing MAWQIGGLLFLLAVWWLVTDVLKLYPPYVFPSPSAVWTEIGYGLWGSGPQDGKLLNAIFGSLGRVLTGYGIALVIGGVLGVLMGILAPLRMTLGAYLTGIQSVPSIAFVPFAILFFGLNQSAVLAVVILEALIPVALAVSGALLNVPPALRMAGRTLGASGPALTLRVLLPAALPSILGGLRTAWSFAWRALIGGELLIAGASSLGEQLEVGRNTANVALVLATILIIGLIGGLFDALLRRVEGRVRRDYGLEVNS from the coding sequence ATGGCCTGGCAAATCGGCGGGCTGCTTTTCCTGCTGGCGGTCTGGTGGCTGGTGACAGATGTGCTCAAGCTTTACCCGCCCTATGTCTTTCCCAGTCCCAGCGCCGTGTGGACGGAAATTGGCTATGGGCTGTGGGGCAGTGGGCCACAGGACGGCAAACTGCTGAACGCCATCTTCGGCAGCTTGGGCCGGGTTCTGACTGGGTATGGCATCGCCCTGGTGATCGGCGGCGTGTTGGGTGTGCTGATGGGGATTCTCGCGCCGCTGCGGATGACATTGGGCGCTTACCTGACCGGGATTCAGAGCGTGCCCAGCATCGCTTTCGTGCCGTTCGCCATCCTCTTCTTTGGGCTGAATCAGTCGGCAGTGCTGGCTGTCGTAATTTTGGAGGCGCTGATTCCGGTGGCACTGGCGGTGTCAGGGGCGTTGCTCAATGTTCCGCCGGCCCTGCGAATGGCCGGACGAACCCTGGGGGCCAGTGGTCCGGCGCTGACGCTGCGGGTGCTGTTGCCAGCGGCCTTGCCCAGCATTCTGGGAGGGCTGCGGACCGCCTGGAGCTTTGCCTGGCGCGCCTTGATCGGCGGTGAGCTCCTCATTGCTGGGGCCAGCAGCCTGGGTGAACAGCTGGAAGTGGGCCGCAACACCGCCAACGTGGCACTGGTGCTGGCAACCATCCTGATCATCGGCCTGATCGGTGGCCTGTTTGATGCATTGCTGAGACGCGTTGAGGGTCGTGTGCGGCGCGACTATGGCCTGGAGGTGAATTCATGA